In one Alphaproteobacteria bacterium genomic region, the following are encoded:
- the nusA gene encoding transcription termination factor NusA — MEGITITRTDMLAVADAVAREKGIERELVLEAMEQAIQKAGRSKYGMEHDIRASIDRKTGEIVLARYIEVVEADDLEDEVKQVTVERARRKKPDAVVGDFLVDRLPPIDFGRIAAQTAKQVIVQKVREAERERQYEEYKDRAGEIVNGLVKRVEYGNVTVDLGRAEAVLRRDEIIPREHFKRGDRVRAFIYDVRREPKGPQIFLSRTRPEFMAMLFAQEVPEIYDGIIEIKKVARDPGSRAKIAVLSNDGSIDPVGACVGMRGSRVQAVVAELQGEKIDIISWRDEDAAFVVNALAPAEVTKVVMDPDTNTIEVVVPDEQLSLAIGRRGQNVRLASMLTGWNIDIMTEEQESEKRQREFVERSELFMEALDVDDMIAQLLVTEGFTSVEEVAYVPTDELAAIEGFDEDVAEALSERANSHLDEQNRLLDEKRKELGVEDALAEFTGFTNKQLIKLGENEICTVDDFAGLAADELTDPNDGILRGDDLSEEDATQMVMNARVVAGWITQEELDAMMAAEADADEEEAEGTA, encoded by the coding sequence ATGGAAGGCATCACGATCACCCGTACCGATATGCTCGCCGTGGCGGACGCTGTCGCACGCGAGAAGGGGATCGAGCGCGAGCTCGTGCTGGAGGCGATGGAGCAGGCCATCCAGAAGGCCGGCCGCTCCAAATACGGCATGGAGCACGATATCCGGGCGTCGATCGACCGCAAGACCGGTGAGATCGTCCTGGCCCGCTATATCGAAGTCGTCGAGGCGGACGACCTGGAGGACGAGGTCAAACAGGTCACCGTGGAGCGTGCACGCCGCAAGAAGCCGGACGCCGTCGTCGGCGACTTCCTGGTCGACCGCCTACCGCCGATCGATTTCGGACGCATCGCCGCTCAGACCGCCAAGCAGGTCATCGTCCAGAAGGTCCGTGAGGCCGAGCGCGAGCGCCAGTATGAGGAATACAAGGACCGCGCCGGCGAGATCGTGAACGGTCTGGTCAAGCGGGTGGAATACGGCAACGTCACCGTCGATCTGGGCCGCGCCGAAGCCGTGCTGCGCCGCGACGAGATCATTCCGCGCGAACATTTCAAGCGGGGCGACCGCGTGCGCGCCTTCATCTACGATGTGCGCCGCGAGCCGAAGGGGCCGCAGATCTTCCTGTCGCGTACCCGGCCGGAATTCATGGCCATGCTGTTTGCCCAGGAAGTGCCGGAAATCTATGACGGCATCATCGAGATCAAGAAGGTCGCCCGCGACCCGGGCAGCCGCGCCAAGATCGCCGTGCTGTCCAATGACGGGTCGATCGATCCGGTCGGCGCCTGCGTCGGCATGCGCGGCAGCCGCGTCCAGGCCGTGGTCGCCGAGTTGCAGGGGGAGAAGATCGACATTATCTCCTGGCGGGACGAGGACGCGGCCTTCGTGGTGAACGCCCTGGCGCCGGCCGAGGTGACCAAGGTCGTCATGGACCCCGATACCAACACGATCGAAGTCGTGGTGCCGGACGAACAGTTGTCTCTGGCCATCGGCCGCCGCGGGCAGAATGTTCGCCTGGCGTCGATGCTGACCGGCTGGAACATCGACATCATGACCGAGGAGCAGGAATCCGAGAAGCGTCAGCGAGAATTCGTCGAACGCTCCGAACTGTTCATGGAAGCGCTGGATGTCGACGACATGATCGCCCAGCTTCTGGTGACGGAAGGCTTCACCTCGGTCGAGGAAGTCGCCTATGTCCCGACCGATGAACTGGCGGCGATCGAAGGCTTCGACGAGGATGTGGCGGAAGCCCTGTCCGAGCGTGCCAACAGCCATCTGGACGAACAGAACCGCCTGCTCGACGAGAAGCGCAAGGAACTGGGTGTCGAGGATGCGCTGGCCGAGTTCACCGGCTTCACCAACAAGCAGTTGATCAAGCTGGGTGAAAACGAAATCTGCACGGTCGACGACTTCGCCGGTCTTGCGGCCGATGAACTGACCGATCCGAATGACGGCATTCTGCGCGGCGACGATCTGAGCGAGGAAGACGCGACGCAGATGGTCATGAATGCCCGCGTCGTGGCCGGCTGGATCACGCAGGAAGAGCTGGACGCCATGATGGCGGCCGAAGCGGACGCCGACGAGGAAGAGGCGGAAGGCACGGCCTGA
- the rimP gene encoding ribosome maturation factor RimP — protein MAIEKRIADMIGPALEDMGFGVVRIRLMGKERVTLQIMADRLDEKPITVDDCADISRAVSAILDVEDPIERAYSLEVSSPGIDRPLTRPRDFERFAGFEVKIELEQLMDGRRRFRGILGGIDGNAVSIETDTAEFQIPFEAIRDAKLVLTDALIEASRAAADDSEGTAEGSAV, from the coding sequence ATGGCGATTGAAAAGCGCATCGCGGATATGATCGGACCCGCACTCGAAGACATGGGCTTCGGGGTGGTGCGCATCCGTCTGATGGGCAAAGAGCGGGTCACGCTGCAGATCATGGCGGATCGGCTGGACGAAAAGCCCATCACGGTAGATGATTGTGCGGATATCAGCCGCGCCGTTTCGGCCATCCTCGATGTCGAGGACCCGATTGAGCGCGCTTACAGCCTGGAAGTCAGCTCTCCCGGCATCGACCGGCCTCTGACCCGTCCGCGGGATTTCGAGCGTTTTGCCGGTTTCGAAGTGAAGATCGAGCTGGAACAGTTGATGGACGGCAGGCGCCGGTTCCGGGGAATCCTGGGCGGTATCGACGGCAATGCGGTGTCGATAGAGACCGATACGGCCGAATTCCAGATCCCTTTCGAGGCGATCCGGGATGCGAAGCTGGTTCTGACGGATGCATTGATCGAGGCGAGCCGCGCCGCGGCGGACGACTCGGAAGGAACGGCGGAAGGGTCTGCGGTCTGA
- a CDS encoding tRNA (guanine(46)-N(7))-methyltransferase TrmB, whose amino-acid sequence MTQDRPDSSRPKFFGRRKGRALNPTQQRILDDRLPAFAVDPGALPADPTALFDGAIRDLWLEVGFGSGEHLVSQAERHPDIGFLGCEPFINGVAKVVRDADAAGLRNVKVLADDARLLLDALPDGCLGRAYILFPDPWPKKRHRLRRFVGPENLPRLARLLRPGAELRCATDHPDYLDWMLYQVGRHDAFDWLAAGPKDWRERWDDHIPTRYETKALAGRPSYLRFRRV is encoded by the coding sequence ATGACCCAAGACAGGCCCGATTCCAGCCGTCCGAAATTCTTCGGCCGCCGCAAGGGGCGTGCGCTCAACCCGACACAGCAGCGGATTCTGGACGACCGGCTGCCGGCCTTTGCGGTCGATCCGGGGGCGCTGCCGGCCGACCCGACGGCGCTGTTCGACGGCGCGATCCGGGACCTCTGGCTGGAAGTCGGCTTCGGCTCCGGCGAGCATCTGGTTTCCCAGGCGGAACGGCATCCCGATATCGGATTTCTGGGATGCGAGCCCTTCATCAACGGCGTCGCCAAGGTGGTGCGGGATGCCGACGCGGCGGGTCTGCGCAATGTGAAGGTTCTGGCCGACGATGCACGGCTGCTGCTGGATGCCCTGCCCGACGGCTGTCTCGGCCGGGCCTATATCCTGTTTCCCGACCCCTGGCCCAAGAAGCGCCATCGCCTGCGCCGTTTCGTCGGCCCGGAAAACCTGCCGCGTCTCGCCCGGCTGCTGCGCCCGGGGGCGGAGTTGCGCTGTGCGACCGACCATCCGGACTATCTGGACTGGATGCTGTATCAGGTCGGGCGCCACGATGCCTTCGACTGGCTGGCCGCCGGCCCGAAAGACTGGCGCGAACGCTGGGACGACCACATCCCGACGCGCTACGAGACCAAGGCGCTGGCCGGCCGTCCCTCCTACCTGAGGTTCCGTCGCGTCTGA
- the metK gene encoding methionine adenosyltransferase — protein MANSFLFTSESVSEGHPDKVCDRISDEVVDLFLATDPGARVACETLTTTNRIVIAGEVRGPAGVVDNGEVNKDKIEALARAAVKDIGYAQDGFHYENAEVQIYLHAQSQDIAVGVDAAGNKDEGAGDQGLMFGHARRETDVLMPAAIQYSHDILKSLAAFRHSDPKSGLGPDSKSQVTLKYEDGKPVGVTSVVVSTQHDDGLEQPQVREIVRPHVEKVLPKGWFPPEEEFYVNPTGRFVIGGPDGDAGLTGRKIIVDTYGGAAPHGGGAFSGKDPTKVDRSAAYAARYVAKNIVAADLADKCTIQVAYAIGVSKPLSLLVDTHGTGRVAEDKLVAAVNEVMDLSPRGIREHLGLSKPIYAPSAAYGHFGREPTAEGHFSWERTDLVEALKAALT, from the coding sequence ATGGCCAATTCGTTCCTGTTCACGAGTGAATCCGTTTCCGAAGGCCACCCGGACAAGGTCTGTGACCGAATTTCCGACGAAGTCGTCGATCTGTTTCTGGCTACCGATCCCGGCGCCCGCGTCGCGTGCGAAACGCTGACGACGACGAACCGGATCGTGATCGCCGGTGAAGTGCGGGGCCCGGCGGGCGTCGTCGACAATGGCGAAGTGAACAAGGACAAGATCGAAGCCCTGGCCCGTGCCGCTGTGAAGGATATCGGCTACGCGCAGGACGGGTTCCATTACGAAAACGCCGAAGTGCAGATTTATCTGCATGCCCAGTCGCAGGATATTGCGGTCGGTGTCGACGCGGCCGGCAACAAGGACGAGGGCGCGGGCGATCAGGGGCTTATGTTCGGCCATGCCCGGCGTGAGACCGATGTGCTGATGCCGGCAGCGATCCAGTATTCGCATGATATCCTGAAGAGCCTCGCCGCGTTCCGCCACAGCGACCCGAAGAGCGGCCTTGGCCCGGATTCGAAGAGCCAGGTCACGCTGAAATACGAAGACGGCAAGCCGGTCGGCGTTACCTCGGTCGTGGTCTCGACCCAGCATGACGACGGGCTGGAACAGCCGCAGGTCCGCGAAATCGTGCGACCGCATGTAGAGAAGGTCCTGCCGAAGGGCTGGTTCCCGCCGGAAGAGGAATTTTATGTCAATCCGACCGGCCGGTTCGTCATCGGCGGTCCGGACGGCGATGCCGGCCTGACCGGGCGCAAGATCATCGTCGACACCTATGGCGGTGCTGCGCCTCATGGCGGTGGTGCCTTCTCCGGCAAGGATCCGACGAAGGTCGACCGTTCCGCCGCCTATGCCGCGCGCTATGTCGCCAAGAACATCGTGGCCGCCGATCTGGCCGACAAATGCACGATCCAGGTCGCCTATGCGATCGGCGTTTCCAAGCCGCTGTCGCTGCTGGTGGATACGCACGGCACAGGCCGTGTCGCCGAAGACAAGCTCGTCGCCGCCGTGAACGAGGTCATGGACCTGTCGCCGCGCGGGATCCGAGAGCATCTCGGTCTCAGCAAGCCGATCTACGCCCCGAGCGCGGCCTATGGGCATTTCGGTCGCGAGCCGACCGCCGAAGGTCATTTCAGCTGGGAACGCACCGACCTGGTCGAGGCGCTGAAAGCTGCCCTGACCTGA
- a CDS encoding helix-turn-helix domain-containing protein has product MTDHAETAGGAGGDDPLADRRFAVDCHVGRRLRQRRMLLGLSQERLAASLGLTFQQIQKYERGANRIGAARLFDLSRRLEVPIGYFFDGLQDPGPDSGEAEGSAPQADPPPAAVAPRREIADLIRAYYRIKDPRMRGCMLELCRAMAAAPFGTRRRDGALLT; this is encoded by the coding sequence ATGACGGATCATGCTGAAACGGCGGGGGGCGCGGGGGGCGACGACCCCCTGGCCGACCGGCGGTTTGCGGTCGATTGTCATGTCGGCCGACGCCTTCGTCAGAGGCGCATGCTGCTGGGGCTCAGCCAGGAACGACTGGCCGCCTCGCTGGGTCTGACCTTCCAGCAGATACAGAAATATGAACGCGGCGCGAACCGAATCGGGGCGGCCCGGCTGTTCGATCTTTCGCGGCGCCTGGAAGTCCCGATCGGCTATTTCTTCGACGGGCTTCAGGATCCCGGCCCGGATTCCGGGGAGGCTGAAGGCTCCGCACCGCAGGCGGACCCGCCGCCCGCCGCTGTGGCACCGCGCCGGGAAATCGCCGATCTGATTCGGGCCTATTACCGGATCAAGGATCCCCGGATGCGGGGCTGCATGCTGGAACTTTGCCGGGCAATGGCTGCCGCGCCGTTCGGAACGAGGCGCCGGGACGGCGCACTATTGACGTAG
- the lnt gene encoding apolipoprotein N-acyltransferase: MTDRLSAGGAAPFVTALPGRLAALGPWQRRGVLFGLGALTVLGLPPVDAWPVAFLTLPALIWMLEGAHSRKAAFGTGWWFLFGYFFVGWYWISNALLVFSASFAWMIPFALIGLPGAMAIYGGLALLVPHLLLGPGPQRRVARILLTVAALGGADILRGLLLTGFPWNTFGYLWSGTEPLSQAAALVGLYGLGLMVLLSGALPALAANGGRMAAAGLAAALLIPAMVYAGGAVRLAGAPDPVAQQADPARPGIRMVQANIPQREKWRSTFRERNLQMHLTDSVADRPDWVRTILWPETAAAFLVENSDDYRAAMARYAVPEGGYLITGAPRRTKQPEALHNSIVAVDHHASVVATYDKAHLVPFGEYVPLGRYLPFGGVASGALDYSPGPGPRTIRLPGLPPLSPLVCYEVIFPGAVTDPADRPEWLLNATNDAWYGRTAGPYQHLQHARLRAVEEGLPLVRPANTGVSIAFDAFGREIGRIPLETRGVLDFRLPPAEPPTLFSKLGMTLPLVMILALAATGLVVGRRSV, translated from the coding sequence ATGACCGATCGCCTCTCCGCCGGAGGTGCCGCGCCGTTTGTGACAGCCCTGCCGGGCCGGTTGGCCGCGCTCGGTCCCTGGCAGCGCCGTGGCGTGCTGTTCGGACTGGGTGCTCTGACCGTGCTCGGCCTGCCGCCGGTCGATGCCTGGCCGGTCGCTTTTCTGACCCTGCCTGCGCTGATCTGGATGCTGGAGGGCGCGCACAGCCGGAAGGCGGCGTTCGGGACCGGCTGGTGGTTCCTGTTCGGCTATTTCTTTGTTGGCTGGTACTGGATTTCCAACGCGCTGCTGGTCTTCTCCGCCAGTTTTGCCTGGATGATACCCTTTGCGCTGATCGGCCTGCCGGGCGCGATGGCGATCTATGGCGGGTTGGCGCTTCTGGTGCCGCATCTGCTTCTGGGGCCCGGGCCGCAGCGGCGCGTTGCCAGAATCCTGCTGACCGTGGCGGCACTGGGCGGTGCGGACATCCTGCGCGGGCTGCTCCTGACCGGATTTCCCTGGAACACTTTCGGATACCTCTGGTCCGGGACGGAACCGCTCAGCCAGGCGGCGGCGCTGGTCGGGCTCTACGGCCTCGGCCTAATGGTGCTTTTGTCCGGTGCGCTGCCGGCGTTGGCCGCGAATGGCGGTCGGATGGCGGCAGCCGGCCTTGCCGCCGCATTGTTGATTCCGGCGATGGTCTATGCCGGCGGTGCCGTCCGTCTGGCCGGTGCGCCGGACCCGGTCGCACAGCAGGCCGATCCGGCCCGACCCGGCATCCGGATGGTTCAGGCAAATATCCCGCAACGCGAGAAATGGCGCAGCACCTTCCGGGAGCGGAATCTGCAAATGCACCTGACGGATAGCGTCGCGGACCGTCCCGACTGGGTCCGTACGATTCTATGGCCGGAGACAGCCGCAGCCTTCCTGGTCGAGAACAGCGACGATTATCGCGCTGCGATGGCGCGCTATGCCGTGCCGGAGGGTGGTTATCTGATCACCGGCGCGCCGCGTCGGACAAAACAGCCGGAGGCACTGCACAATTCGATCGTCGCAGTGGATCATCACGCCAGCGTGGTCGCAACCTACGACAAGGCCCATCTGGTGCCCTTCGGCGAATATGTGCCGCTGGGCCGATACCTGCCGTTCGGCGGGGTTGCCTCCGGGGCACTCGACTATTCCCCGGGCCCGGGCCCGCGAACGATCCGGCTGCCGGGCCTGCCGCCCCTTTCGCCGCTGGTCTGCTATGAGGTGATCTTTCCCGGCGCGGTGACCGATCCCGCGGACCGCCCGGAATGGCTGCTGAATGCCACCAACGACGCCTGGTATGGTCGCACCGCGGGCCCGTATCAGCATCTGCAGCATGCCCGGTTGCGGGCCGTCGAGGAGGGGTTGCCGCTGGTTCGTCCGGCCAATACCGGCGTGTCGATCGCCTTCGATGCTTTCGGGCGGGAGATCGGCCGCATTCCGCTGGAGACACGCGGGGTGCTGGATTTTCGCCTGCCGCCGGCTGAGCCGCCGACCCTGTTCTCGAAGCTCGGCATGACTCTACCACTGGTTATGATTCTCGCGCTTGCGGCAACGGGTCTGGTTGTAGGTCGGCGATCGGTTTGA
- a CDS encoding hemolysin family protein, with protein sequence MADQTSTSDSGSAEPGAGEPSSRKPGGLRGFLRALLGRNGDSQLRDSFEELLEQHDDRDTPIDPDERALIDNILNVGEETAYDVMVPRADIVSVPVDTSLDDLVAIMSRQPHSRYPVHRESLDDVLGMVHIKDVLAATTEPRENFSIRKVMRKVLFVAPSMRVLDLLLQMRMNRLHMALVVDEYGGIDGLVTIEDLVEEIVGEIEDEHDIDRGPKIERKPDGTWIADARLDIEDLEERIGPILTEEEREEDIDTIGGLVFTLAGRVPIRGELIPHESSGLEFEVLEADPRRIKRIRLRYRPPGAANDPAPPSPAKAAE encoded by the coding sequence ATGGCGGACCAGACTTCAACGAGCGACAGCGGCTCGGCCGAACCCGGCGCGGGAGAACCCAGTTCTAGGAAGCCGGGCGGCTTGCGTGGATTTTTACGCGCGCTGCTCGGCCGAAACGGGGATTCCCAGCTGCGCGACAGTTTCGAGGAGCTGCTGGAGCAGCACGACGATCGCGACACACCCATTGATCCCGATGAACGGGCCCTGATCGACAACATTCTGAATGTTGGCGAGGAAACGGCCTATGACGTGATGGTGCCGCGTGCGGACATCGTGTCCGTCCCGGTCGACACCAGCCTGGACGATCTGGTCGCGATCATGTCGCGCCAGCCGCATTCCCGGTACCCGGTCCATCGCGAAAGCCTGGATGACGTGCTGGGCATGGTCCACATCAAGGATGTGCTGGCCGCGACGACGGAACCACGCGAGAATTTCTCGATCCGCAAGGTCATGCGCAAGGTGCTGTTTGTGGCGCCGTCCATGCGGGTCCTGGATCTTCTGCTGCAGATGCGCATGAACCGCCTGCACATGGCGCTGGTGGTCGACGAGTATGGCGGCATTGACGGCCTTGTGACGATCGAGGACCTGGTGGAGGAGATCGTCGGCGAAATCGAGGACGAGCACGATATCGACCGCGGCCCGAAGATCGAACGCAAGCCGGACGGCACGTGGATCGCGGATGCGCGCCTGGACATCGAGGACCTGGAGGAACGTATCGGCCCGATCCTGACCGAGGAAGAGCGGGAAGAGGATATCGACACGATCGGAGGTCTGGTCTTTACCCTGGCCGGGCGGGTTCCGATACGGGGCGAACTGATACCGCATGAATCCTCCGGCCTGGAATTCGAGGTGCTGGAAGCGGATCCGCGGCGCATCAAGCGCATCCGGCTGCGCTATCGCCCGCCGGGCGCAGCGAACGATCCGGCCCCTCCCAGCCCTGCCAAGGCGGCGGAATAG
- the ybeY gene encoding rRNA maturation RNase YbeY encodes MSDPADWDIAVSVLTGDWSDADEGVVRLAAQAALKAAGPDGPLELSVALADDGKVRELNRDYRGQDKPTNVLSFEAGEDPMPGQPLILGDVVLARETCAREAVEGDKSFNDHLTHLTVHGVLHLLGYDHIDSDEAEEMEALEVEILAEMGIGNPYLEKPEAV; translated from the coding sequence ATGAGCGACCCCGCCGACTGGGATATCGCGGTGTCCGTTCTGACCGGCGACTGGTCCGATGCGGACGAAGGCGTGGTGCGCCTTGCCGCACAGGCGGCCCTGAAAGCGGCCGGCCCGGACGGGCCGCTGGAACTGTCGGTGGCTCTGGCGGACGATGGCAAGGTGCGGGAGCTGAACCGGGACTACCGCGGGCAGGACAAGCCGACCAACGTCTTGTCCTTCGAAGCCGGTGAGGATCCGATGCCGGGTCAGCCCCTGATCCTGGGCGATGTCGTGCTGGCGCGGGAAACCTGTGCACGGGAGGCCGTGGAGGGCGACAAGAGTTTCAACGATCATCTGACGCATCTGACGGTGCACGGCGTTTTGCATCTTCTCGGCTACGACCATATCGACTCGGACGAGGCGGAGGAGATGGAGGCGCTGGAAGTGGAAATACTGGCGGAAATGGGGATCGGGAATCCCTATCTAGAGAAGCCGGAAGCGGTTTAG
- a CDS encoding PhoH family protein, which translates to MNSIPQGDVAVEPRVIDFDDNRLLPELFGEHDKNLVRIETQLGISLINRGNQIALTGPKDSVDLAEAGLKRLYSRLKGGERIEDADVDAALRMAGQPTDLFGEQEPVIRTRRRQIAPRTPTQAAYIDAIYGHDLVFGLGPAGTGKTYLAVCMAVSMYLAGQVERIILSRPAVEAGERLGFLPGDMKEKVDPYLRPIYDALYDTLPADQVSRKLENGDIEVAPLAFMRGRTLKNAFVLLDEAQNTTAMQMKMFLTRLGENSRMVITGDLSQIDLPPGQISGLAEAVHTLSDVKGIEMIRFDASDVVRHPLVARIVQAYDARDAAKSGETKR; encoded by the coding sequence TTGAACTCGATCCCGCAAGGCGACGTGGCCGTCGAGCCCCGCGTCATCGACTTCGACGACAACCGCCTACTGCCGGAACTGTTCGGCGAGCACGACAAGAACCTTGTCCGGATCGAGACACAGCTGGGGATCTCCCTGATCAATCGCGGCAACCAGATCGCCCTGACCGGGCCGAAGGATTCGGTCGACCTGGCCGAGGCCGGGCTGAAACGCCTCTATTCGCGACTCAAGGGCGGTGAGCGCATCGAGGATGCCGATGTCGATGCCGCCCTGCGCATGGCCGGTCAGCCGACGGACCTGTTCGGTGAGCAGGAGCCGGTTATCCGCACCCGTCGGCGCCAGATCGCGCCGCGCACCCCGACCCAGGCGGCCTATATCGACGCGATCTACGGCCACGACCTGGTCTTCGGTCTGGGTCCTGCCGGTACCGGCAAGACCTATCTGGCCGTCTGCATGGCGGTGTCGATGTATCTGGCCGGTCAGGTCGAGCGCATCATCCTGTCCCGGCCGGCGGTCGAGGCAGGCGAGCGGTTGGGCTTCCTGCCCGGCGACATGAAGGAGAAGGTCGATCCCTATCTGAGGCCGATCTATGACGCGCTGTATGACACGCTGCCCGCGGATCAGGTGTCGCGGAAGCTCGAAAACGGCGATATCGAAGTCGCACCGCTGGCCTTCATGCGTGGTCGGACACTGAAGAACGCCTTCGTGCTGCTGGACGAGGCGCAGAACACGACGGCGATGCAGATGAAGATGTTCCTGACCCGTCTGGGCGAGAACAGCCGCATGGTCATTACCGGTGACCTGTCGCAGATCGATCTGCCGCCGGGCCAGATCTCCGGCCTCGCGGAGGCGGTTCATACACTGTCCGACGTGAAGGGCATCGAGATGATACGGTTCGACGCGTCGGACGTGGTTCGTCATCCGCTGGTCGCGCGCATCGTTCAGGCCTATGATGCCCGCGATGCGGCCAAGTCGGGCGAAACGAAGCGATGA
- the miaB gene encoding tRNA (N6-isopentenyl adenosine(37)-C2)-methylthiotransferase MiaB, with protein MTQTTDSNARKVHIKTYGCQMNVYDSERMLETLRPLGFEMTSEAEGADLVILNTCHIREKASEKVYSELGRLREAQGRKSETGGRMMLAVAGCVAQAEGEEILNRAPQVDMVFGPQTYHRLPELIARADREAGARQIETDFPTEDKFDHLPEERQAAGVTAFLTVQEGCDKFCTFCVVPYTRGAEQSRPVAAILREAEGMVAQGVREVTLLGQNVNAYHGIGADGKEWSLGRLTRALADIPGLDRIRYTTSHPRDMDDELIAAHADLPALMPYLHLPVQSGSDRILAAMNRKHTADDFRRIVDRLRAGRPDLALSSDFIVGFPGETDAEFAETLKLVTDIGFASSFSFKYSPRPGTPASGMADAVPEEVKSHRLAALNQLLEAQQEAFNHGCVGKRLPVLIEKTGRYPGQLVGRSPYLQPVHIDGPTDLIGRIVDCDIDSLRSYSLFGRIAALTPEERACA; from the coding sequence ATGACACAGACCACCGACAGCAACGCCCGCAAGGTCCATATCAAGACCTATGGCTGCCAGATGAATGTCTACGATTCCGAACGCATGCTGGAGACGCTGCGTCCGCTGGGTTTCGAGATGACGTCCGAGGCCGAAGGGGCGGACCTCGTCATTCTGAATACCTGCCATATCCGGGAGAAGGCATCGGAGAAGGTTTATTCCGAACTGGGCCGTCTGCGTGAGGCGCAGGGCCGCAAATCCGAGACCGGCGGCCGGATGATGCTGGCCGTTGCCGGGTGCGTCGCCCAGGCGGAAGGCGAGGAAATCCTCAACCGGGCGCCGCAGGTGGACATGGTTTTCGGGCCGCAGACCTATCACCGGCTGCCGGAGTTGATAGCCCGTGCCGACCGCGAGGCGGGTGCGCGCCAGATCGAGACCGACTTCCCGACGGAGGACAAGTTCGATCACCTGCCCGAGGAGCGGCAGGCGGCGGGGGTGACGGCCTTCCTGACGGTCCAGGAAGGCTGCGACAAGTTCTGCACATTCTGTGTGGTGCCCTATACGCGGGGCGCGGAACAATCACGCCCGGTCGCGGCAATCCTGCGCGAAGCCGAAGGCATGGTGGCGCAGGGCGTGCGCGAGGTCACGCTGCTGGGTCAGAATGTGAACGCCTATCACGGCATCGGGGCCGACGGGAAGGAATGGAGCCTAGGCCGGCTGACCCGGGCGCTTGCCGACATTCCCGGCCTGGATCGCATCCGCTATACCACCAGCCATCCGCGCGACATGGATGACGAACTGATCGCGGCCCATGCTGACCTGCCGGCGCTGATGCCCTATCTGCATCTGCCGGTGCAAAGCGGTTCGGACCGGATTCTGGCGGCCATGAACCGGAAGCACACCGCCGACGATTTCCGCCGCATCGTTGACCGGCTGCGCGCCGGTCGGCCGGATCTGGCGCTCAGCTCCGACTTCATCGTCGGCTTTCCGGGTGAGACGGATGCGGAATTTGCGGAGACGCTGAAACTGGTGACGGATATCGGATTCGCCTCCTCCTTCTCGTTCAAGTATTCGCCGCGTCCCGGCACACCGGCCTCCGGCATGGCCGATGCCGTGCCCGAGGAGGTGAAGTCCCATCGGCTGGCGGCGCTGAACCAGTTGCTGGAGGCGCAGCAGGAAGCGTTCAACCATGGCTGCGTCGGCAAGCGGCTGCCGGTCCTGATCGAGAAGACCGGCCGGTATCCGGGGCAGCTGGTCGGCCGCTCTCCGTATCTGCAGCCGGTTCATATCGACGGCCCGACCGATCTGATCGGCCGGATCGTCGACTGCGATATCGATTCCCTGCGGTCCTACAGCCTGTTCGGTCGGATCGCCGCTCTCACCCCCGAAGAAAGGGCCTGCGCTTGA